The Polyangia bacterium DNA window GGCGACCAGGTAACGGTTGACCTGCAAGAAGTCGGTTTGCGAACAGAGAACCACAACGGGCGGTGGCTTTGGGGCGTCCCCACCGACATTGCACCGGCTGGCAATGGATCCCCGGCTTCAGTGCAATGCGATCGGAAGAACCTCGGCTTCGTCCAAGCCCAGAGCGTCCATTTGCATCGTCAGCGGCCCGGTGTCGGGCACGCCGGCATCAAGTGCGGCCGTCGCGCCGATCGACGCCGCCGCCTGCGCGCGCGGTTGATCCGGCTGGCAACGACTGATCGAAATTCCCAGACCCAGACCTGCCGCCACCAGCAGCGCCCCGATTGTCATCCCCTGTCGCTTGTCCATGATTCGCTCCCCCAACAACCACCGACGGCGGGTCGATGTGAATGAATCTGCCTACTTTTTTTTCGCCGGGACCTTGCCGCCCGCGCGACGCGCCTCCGACAGGCCGATGGCGACGGCCTGTTTGCGACTGGTCACCTTCTTGCCGCTGCGGCCCGAGCGCAACGTCCCGGCCTTCGCTTCGTGCATCACCTTCTTGACCTTGCGACCGGCCAGCGGGCTATAGCGTCGCTTCTTGCTCGTGGATCTCGTCTTCTTCGGCATGTCGTAACCTCCGCCCGAAACAAGTTCACGTGACGTGCCAAGCGCGACGCCCGATAGTTGACGACCGACGCGCCCGCGACGACGACGCGTGGTTTCAGGAAGGTAACGAATTGTTACCGCGTCTCGGCGCGCGCGGTTGATCGCGCACCTGATCCAGCGCGCGCAACAGCTCGGCCACGCCCCATGCCTGGGCCACGCACCCACGTGGCTGGAACGGTTCCTCGGCGTCGAAGACCTCCGCTACTTGCCCGGCGCAGCTCCGTCGCAGATGTTCCGCCAGGGCGCCCAACCGTTCGCGCACTTTCGGCCGGGCGCTGCGATCCACGCGCAAGAGCGCGTCCACATATGGCCCGATAAGCCAGCTCCACACTGTTCCTTGATGGTAGGCCGAGTCGCGCGTCTTCAGATCGCCGTGATAGTTGGCCTGATAGCCCGGGCTGCCTGGCGCCAGCGAGCGCAACCCAAACGGCGTCAGCAGTTTATCCTCGACCACCGACAGCACCGCCTGCCAGCGATCGTCGCGCAACACCGCGTGCGGCAATGAGATGGCCAGCAATTGATTGGGGCGCAGCAGCCGGTCGGCCTTGGTCTCGGGCCCGTCGATGACGTCGTAGAGGTAACCTCCGTCGCCGAACCAGAAGCGCTGGTTGAAAGACGCCGCCACCTGGTCGGCGCGGGTTTGAAAGGCGGGCACGTCGTCCGGCCGATTGAGATCCTTCATCCAGCCCGCCATGAGCGACAGCGCGTTGAACCAAAGGGCGTTGATCTCGACCGCTTTCCCTCGTCGCGGCGTCACCACCCAATCCCCGCACTTGGCGTCCATCCAGGTCAGCGCATAGCCGTCCTCACCTTGCGACAGCAGCCCGTCCGTGGCGTCGACACGAATGCCAAAACGCGTGCCGGTGATGTGCAGCGCGACGATGGTCTCCAGCAGCGGCAAAAGCTCGCGCAGGAAGGCCTGATCGCCGGTGTAGGCCAGATAGCGATCCAGCGCATGGAAGAACCACAGCGTGGCATCAGCGGTGTGGTAAAGGCCGTCCGATGATCCCTCCGGAAACAGATTGGGGACGAGGCCATTGCGCACGTAGCCGGCGAAGGTCCGCAAGATCCAGCGCGCCTCCCGGTGGCGCTCGGTCAAAAGACACAGGCCCTCCAGCGAGATCATCGTGTCGCGGCCCCAGTCGGTGAACCAGTGATACCCGGCGATGATGCTGCGCAGGCTGTCGCCGCGCGCCTGCGCCCGCACGGCGTCGGCGTTGCGCCCCACCGGCGAGACGATGAACTGATCCGCCGCCAGGACCAGCTGCCCTTCCGTCTGCTCGCCTTCACCCAGTTTCGCCCGCGCGATCAGATTGCGCCGGCGTTCCAGCTCGCAGCCGTGCAGGTCGATCGGATCCAAGGACCGCAGCGTCTCCCAATCTTCGGCCGAGGCCACGAAGGTCGCCGCCGATCCTTTTTGCAGCGTCACGTCGAATCGGCCGCGTGACCACAGCGCCCCGCGCCAGTCGTAACCGCGCGCCTCTTCGATCGGATAGTCCACCGGGCTTTGCGCCGTCGGCTCGAACATGAAGGCGGTGCGGCCGTCTTGTACGAACATCCGGAGCGGCGGGTACGGGCCGATCGACGACAGCTCGAACCGATCTTCGGTCAGCGAGATGGTGTACGCCGGCAGGTGCGAGGCCACCGACGCCTCGTGCGGGCGAATCTGGATGGCCGGCCGCAGACCCAGCGACAACGAATCGGGCCCGTCCAGCAGCCGATAGATGACCGCCACGGTGTTCTGGCGCGCCGGCAAGAACAGGCGCCTTTCCAGGCGCAGGTCGTCGATGGTGAAGGTCCACACCGGCAACCCCAGCTCCAATCGAAACTCGGCCAGGGCGCCGGTGTCGGCGCCCGACAGCAACACCTGCCGCCCGTCCGGCATCACCACCCAATCGCTCAGTTGGTTCAGCATCATCGTGCGCCCCAGCGGGTTGCGCAGCGACGCCACCAGCAGGCCGTGAAACCGCCGGGTGATCACGCCGCCCACGGTGCCCGACGCGTAACCGCCGATGCCGTTGGCGACGATCCACTCTCGCTGGGCCAGCACCGCCGCCGGCGTCGTTCCGCGGGTGTAAATCACCAGGGTGGGAATCACGCGACCTCCTCGATCAGGGCCACCGGCAGCACCGCGCAGACCTCGGCCAGCGCGAACGACGCGGCATCGTCGCGACGCTCGGGACCAAGCCAGCGATCGGTCAAAGAATCGCGGTAGCGGGCGCCGGGCGGCATCTCGGGCAGGGCCACGCGCGTGTCGTACCAGACCGTGCCGATCGGTTTTTCACCGGCGCGCACCAGATGGGTGAACAGCCGGCCGGTCACCGTCAGCACGCGCTGGCCGCGATCGCCGCGCGCGAACGCCACCACCATGCGCTCGCGCCGGCCGCTGGCCGCGCACGGCTCATAGGTCGAGCCGGCGAAGACCGCGGCGTGCTGGCGGCGGGTGCGCAGCGCCCGCTGCAGGACGAACAGCTTGATCGCCCCGCTCCCGGGCGTGGCCAGCAACGCGCCGGCCTTCGCCGCCGGATCATCGTTGGCCTGCCCGGCGATCGACGCCAGCAGATCGTGCCGATGTCGAAAGTCAACCGGCCGGCGGTTGTCCGGATCGGTGAAAGAAAAATCCCACAGCTCGGCGCCGTTGTAGACGTCGGGAATTCCCGGCGCGGTCACCTTTAACAATGTCTGCACCAGAGAATTCCATGCCCCCGGCTCGTCGATGCGGCGGACGAAATCGTTCAGCGATCGCAGGAACGCTCCGCTGCGCCCGGGGTTCAGCAGGCCGTCGACGAACGCCACCACCGCTTCTTCGTACTCGGCGTCGGGGTTGATCCAGCTCGTGCGCAGCTTCGCTTCGGCCATCGCCTTGCGTACGTAAGCCTGGAACCGCGGCTGAAACCCCGCCGCCGGCTGCGCGTCGTCACCCGCCTGCCAGGCGCCCACCAACGATTGATAGATGAAAAGCTCGATGGCCGCGTCCACCTGCTCGGCCCCGGCGGCATCCGAGCGCAAGCCTTGGTTCTCCTCGCGCCAGCGCGACACCAGCTGGGTCCATTCCTTGGGGATCTCCGACAACACGTGCAGCCGGGCGCGCAGATCCTCGCCGCGCTTGGTGTCGTGGCTGGCGGTGGCGGACAGCCCGTGGGGCTGGCTGGCGGCGCGGGCCCGGTTGAACTGGTGATAGTCGATCACGCTGGCGCCCAGACGATCCGGATCGCCGCCCACCTCGGACAGCGAAAGCAGCGGAAAATACCGGTAGAACGCGGTGTCCTCTACACCCTTGGCCATCACTGGCCCGGTCAGTTGCTGAACCCGCAGGACAAACTCGCGCCGGATGTTTTTCTGTTCGGGGGTCAGGCCATCCGGATCGCGCAGCAGAAGGACATCTTCCAGAAAACGAAACAGCGATCGGTTGATCACCGGGTTGCGCCAGGTCGCCTCGCGCACGGCGCGGGTGATGACCTGCTGATCGCGTGGCACCACTTCACGCGCCTCGCGGGTCACATAGGTTCGGTACACGGGAAAACAAGCCAGAACCTCGCGCAGGCCACCCGCCAGGCTGGCAAAGGTGAAATCGCGCGTGTAACGGTGCTGCTCAGAAATCGCGTCCAGCCGGCGCGCCAGCACCGTCAACTCGGCCGACAAGGCCGTGGACAGAATCAGCCGCTTGCAGGCGTAGGCGACGTCGGCGAAGGTCTGCCCGCCGCCGGTGATCTTGTTCCAGGTGTCGCGCAACAGCGGAGCGTTCTCGGCGTCGACCAGCACGCCAGCGGTGGCCGCGGCGTGCTCGTAGCCGGTGGTGCCGGCGGCGGTCCACTCGTCGGGCAGCCGTTCGGCGGCGGCCAAGATCTTCTCCACCACCACGAACGGCTTTTTCTGGTCGCCGCCCAATGCCGCCACTCGTTCCAGGTACTGCGCCGGTTCCAGCAGGCCGTCGACGTGGTCGATGCGAAAGCCGTCCACCCATCCGTCCGCCAACCAGCGGGCCGGCAACCGATGAACGATGGTGAAGACGTCCTGCCGTTCGACGCGGATGGCGGCCAGGTCGTTGATGTCGAAGAAACGGCGATAGTTGATCTCGTGCGCGGCCACCCGCCAGTGAGCCAGGCGATAGGCCTGCCCTTGCACCAACCGTTCAAGGCCGTCGAACGTCTGCGGCTGACCGACGGTGCCGTTGAAGGCCGCCAGCACCTGATCAAGGTCGTCCTTGATCGCTGGATTCGCCGTCAACTGCGCGGTCCGTCGCACCAGCGCTTCGCGTTCGTGGCGGCGCGCGCAGTGATCGGCGAGCGCCGTCGGCCAGTGCTCGAGGGCGCGCAAGATGCTTTCCAGCTCGACAGCATCCGCTGCCTCCGCTCCCCAGCGCTGCGAGACGCGCTGCCACAGCGGCACCAGCAGCAGTCCCCACGATCGCGGAGACAGCGGCAAGAATTGATCGCCGTAGTGAAGGCCGAAGGCGCCGCCGCCGAAGCGGACCGTCAAAGCGCCGCGCTCAAGCTCGCGGCCGAACTGCTCGCCCAGGATCGGCAGCAACACCTTGCCGGCCAGCTCGGGCTTGGGCGGTCCCCAGTCGATGTCGAAGAATTCGTTGGCGGCCGCGCCGGGCCCGTTTTCGAGGACGTCCTGCCAGCGCGCGTTGCCAGCGTCGGAGATGCACATGTGGTTCGGGACCACGTCGACGATCAGGCCCATCCCGCGCGCCTTCAGCGCCCGGGCCAGCGCCTCCAGATCGGCTTCCGTTCCGAGCTCCGGATTCATGCGGCTGTGATCGATAACGTCATAGCCGTGCTGGCTGCCGGCCCGCGCGGCCAGCAGCGGCGACACATAAAGATGGCTGATCCCCAGCGCCGCCAGGTACGGCACCAGCTCTTGCGCCCGCACCAGCGGAAAATCTTTGTGCAGCTGCAATCGATACGTGGCGACAGGAATCGCCGGCTCAGTCGTGTTCATCCCTCACCGTTGCCCGGCAAGGGGATACCAGAAGCGTGCCAGCGGCGGGGGCGCCCGCAGGCGCCGCTGGCCGACGCAATCCGCGTCGTTCGCCACCACGAAAGTCGACGCCGGCGTCACCGCCCGGTGGCTCGTCACTGATTCGTAACGATCGAGACCGACGGCGCCGCTGATTCTCCGTCGCGCCTTGCCCGCGGCTTCGGCTTTCTTAGTTTCTCGGCAGGAGGTCTGCTGATGCGATTGCCCGGTGGCGGCCAGATGGCTTTCAAGACGCTGCTCAAACGCCTGTACGAGGAGTACGACAACGACGGACTGGCCGACAGCGCGGCGGCGCTGAGCTACTACTTCATCTTCGCCGTCTTCCCGCTGCTGTTTTGTATCGCCACCCTGGCGGCGTTCGCTCCGTTCGCCGCCAACTGGTTGTGGACCTTCCTTGATCGCGTGCGGCCGCTGGTTCCCGGCGACGCCATGAGTGTTGTCGATCAGCAGGCGCACGCGCTGGTCTCGCGCACGCATCCCAAGCTGCTGACGTTGGGTTTGCTGACCGCGCTTTACGGCGCCTCCCGCGGCGTGGACGCGGTTCGCAAGGCGTTGAACCTGGCCTACGACGTCAAAGAATCGCGGCCGGTCTGGAAGACCGAGATGATCGCCTTCGGAATGACCATCGGCGGCGCCGTTCTGGTGCTGATGGGGATCGCCGCGCTGGTGGCGGGCGGCGGCGCTGGCTTCTGGCTGGCCAAGCATGTCGGCATCGCCGACGTTTACGTGTTCGCCTGGAAATGGTTGCGCTGGCCGATCACCGCCGCACTGATCATGCTCGCGGCGGCGCTGGCTTATTTTTTACTTCCCGACGTCAAGCAGCAGTTCAAGTACATCACCCCGGGATCGGTGGTGGGCACGCTGCTGTGGTTGCTGGCCACCTGGGCCTTCGGCGAGTACGTCGCTCACTTTGCCAACTACAGCGTCACGTACGG harbors:
- a CDS encoding DUF6496 domain-containing protein, which translates into the protein MPKKTRSTSKKRRYSPLAGRKVKKVMHEAKAGTLRSGRSGKKVTSRKQAVAIGLSEARRAGGKVPAKKK
- a CDS encoding amylo-alpha-1,6-glucosidase, whose amino-acid sequence is MIPTLVIYTRGTTPAAVLAQREWIVANGIGGYASGTVGGVITRRFHGLLVASLRNPLGRTMMLNQLSDWVVMPDGRQVLLSGADTGALAEFRLELGLPVWTFTIDDLRLERRLFLPARQNTVAVIYRLLDGPDSLSLGLRPAIQIRPHEASVASHLPAYTISLTEDRFELSSIGPYPPLRMFVQDGRTAFMFEPTAQSPVDYPIEEARGYDWRGALWSRGRFDVTLQKGSAATFVASAEDWETLRSLDPIDLHGCELERRRNLIARAKLGEGEQTEGQLVLAADQFIVSPVGRNADAVRAQARGDSLRSIIAGYHWFTDWGRDTMISLEGLCLLTERHREARWILRTFAGYVRNGLVPNLFPEGSSDGLYHTADATLWFFHALDRYLAYTGDQAFLRELLPLLETIVALHITGTRFGIRVDATDGLLSQGEDGYALTWMDAKCGDWVVTPRRGKAVEINALWFNALSLMAGWMKDLNRPDDVPAFQTRADQVAASFNQRFWFGDGGYLYDVIDGPETKADRLLRPNQLLAISLPHAVLRDDRWQAVLSVVEDKLLTPFGLRSLAPGSPGYQANYHGDLKTRDSAYHQGTVWSWLIGPYVDALLRVDRSARPKVRERLGALAEHLRRSCAGQVAEVFDAEEPFQPRGCVAQAWGVAELLRALDQVRDQPRAPRRGNNSLPS
- the treY gene encoding malto-oligosyltrehalose synthase, with amino-acid sequence MNTTEPAIPVATYRLQLHKDFPLVRAQELVPYLAALGISHLYVSPLLAARAGSQHGYDVIDHSRMNPELGTEADLEALARALKARGMGLIVDVVPNHMCISDAGNARWQDVLENGPGAAANEFFDIDWGPPKPELAGKVLLPILGEQFGRELERGALTVRFGGGAFGLHYGDQFLPLSPRSWGLLLVPLWQRVSQRWGAEAADAVELESILRALEHWPTALADHCARRHEREALVRRTAQLTANPAIKDDLDQVLAAFNGTVGQPQTFDGLERLVQGQAYRLAHWRVAAHEINYRRFFDINDLAAIRVERQDVFTIVHRLPARWLADGWVDGFRIDHVDGLLEPAQYLERVAALGGDQKKPFVVVEKILAAAERLPDEWTAAGTTGYEHAAATAGVLVDAENAPLLRDTWNKITGGGQTFADVAYACKRLILSTALSAELTVLARRLDAISEQHRYTRDFTFASLAGGLREVLACFPVYRTYVTREAREVVPRDQQVITRAVREATWRNPVINRSLFRFLEDVLLLRDPDGLTPEQKNIRREFVLRVQQLTGPVMAKGVEDTAFYRYFPLLSLSEVGGDPDRLGASVIDYHQFNRARAASQPHGLSATASHDTKRGEDLRARLHVLSEIPKEWTQLVSRWREENQGLRSDAAGAEQVDAAIELFIYQSLVGAWQAGDDAQPAAGFQPRFQAYVRKAMAEAKLRTSWINPDAEYEEAVVAFVDGLLNPGRSGAFLRSLNDFVRRIDEPGAWNSLVQTLLKVTAPGIPDVYNGAELWDFSFTDPDNRRPVDFRHRHDLLASIAGQANDDPAAKAGALLATPGSGAIKLFVLQRALRTRRQHAAVFAGSTYEPCAASGRRERMVVAFARGDRGQRVLTVTGRLFTHLVRAGEKPIGTVWYDTRVALPEMPPGARYRDSLTDRWLGPERRDDAASFALAEVCAVLPVALIEEVA
- a CDS encoding YihY/virulence factor BrkB family protein, which translates into the protein MRLPGGGQMAFKTLLKRLYEEYDNDGLADSAAALSYYFIFAVFPLLFCIATLAAFAPFAANWLWTFLDRVRPLVPGDAMSVVDQQAHALVSRTHPKLLTLGLLTALYGASRGVDAVRKALNLAYDVKESRPVWKTEMIAFGMTIGGAVLVLMGIAALVAGGGAGFWLAKHVGIADVYVFAWKWLRWPITAALIMLAAALAYFLLPDVKQQFKYITPGSVVGTLLWLLATWAFGEYVAHFANYSVTYGSIGGMIILLTWFYIAGFLFLIGGELNAILEHASVSGKSPGARAEGDAAPPPGERPSAMPVGASDKAKVAEKSHVPAPTTGAPT